CCTGTTTGCACTGCTAGAAAGATAACTGCTCGTGATATAGAATGAAAATTTGCAAGTTCTTCTAATAGTAAATGAACCTTGTCGGTTTCCATAAATTGTGCTTTTGTTTTTGCCACATCATGTCCGCTTATATGAGCGCCTATGGCTGGGTTTTTCTTCATGTAGCCTAAATGGACAGCTTTATTAAAAATCGCTCTAATTTTGCGGTGCCGGGTGTCTACAGTGGATATTGCATAGTCTACAGATAAATGATTAATAAATTGTTGATACTGCACAGCATCAATCGAATTAAGTTTAATTTTTTCATCGAAATAATCAACGAACTGATTATAAGCAAGATCATATAAATTAATTGTAGATTGACTGCTTTTTCCATCTTTAAAAGTTTTCATGAATAATTCGTAAAACTCTTTGAATTTCCACTCTTTTAAAGAACTACTATCATGTTCAGCTTGTTTTAATAATTTAGACGCTTTATACATTAAGTTTGTTTCACTTGTATCTGTCAAACGCTTTTCTTTCCATTCACCGTCGACTTTGATGCGCAAACGAACGGCGTATTTTCCATTTTTTAACTTTTTAATTTTCATTAATAGCACCACCTCTTTGATTTGGAACGTATGTTCTTTTGAAGGGTACAGCAAACTATGTTAAAATATATTTGCATACTCCTATGTGTGTATTTGAAAACGCTTATCTCTTGCGGGGAGGGCGTTTTTTGTTATTTAAGTGTTATTCTTGCATCATAATCTTTAAATGAATCTTCTTCGTAATTATCTGTTTCATAACTAGCAGACCAAGTTAGTCGTATATCTTTTATATCAGATACATCATTTAGTGTTGGTAAAACATATACTACTGCACCATCTTTACTTACACCTTGCATTATTTCTCCACCAACATCGTCACTTTCAAACATTGAAGCTTCTATTTGTTCGCCATTTGTAACTAATACTCCTTGTTCAGGATAAGTATTGAAATCAATCTTACTAGTATTGTTAATTTCATAATTAACAATAACTAGCCCTTCGCCTTCCTCACCATCTTCTTCAAGTTTAGCAGGATCTACTTTAAAAACAGATACTGAACTTATTTTTGTTTGCAAACCTTTCCAATCTTCACTCCAAGATGTTGCATAGTCTTCACTATCAATAATACCACTATCAGTTTCTTCCTCCATTGTTGTTTCATCTTCAGTCAAATCTTCAGACTCATTTGTGGTAGAGGTACTTTCTTCTTTGCTTTCTTCCTTTGCACTATCAGATGAATTTCCACATGCTGTTAGGCCAAAACTAAAAACAATTAATAAACCTGCTAACAATAATAATTTTTTCATCCCAATTCTCCCTTTATCAATTTTTTATATAAACACATTTGTGCAAATACCTAACAAGCAATAATCTGTATACTACTTCTAAAAATGATAACATATCCATTACACTCAACAGTGTTACCGTATTTACCTTTATAATATTCTATAGAATGTTTTAAAAATTCTTCTGTAACTTCTAAAAAATCCGCAACTTCGTAGTAATCAGTGAATCCTTCATAATAAGCATCAATAATTTTACGCAAAGGGGTAAGTGATTCATAACCCCAATTTCTCGCAAGTTTTTCTTGTTTTCTATCATTAACTGTTTCCTGTTTAATAATATTGCCAACGGTCAAATGATGATGTCCAATTTCCTCCGCTAAA
The sequence above is drawn from the Listeria monocytogenes genome and encodes:
- a CDS encoding site-specific integrase, whose amino-acid sequence is MKIKKLKNGKYAVRLRIKVDGEWKEKRLTDTSETNLMYKASKLLKQAEHDSSSLKEWKFKEFYELFMKTFKDGKSSQSTINLYDLAYNQFVDYFDEKIKLNSIDAVQYQQFINHLSVDYAISTVDTRHRKIRAIFNKAVHLGYMKKNPAIGAHISGHDVAKTKAQFMETDKVHLLLEELANFHSISRAVIFLAVQTGMRFEEIIALTKKDINFTKRSISVNKAWDYKYTNSFVDTKTKKSRVIYIDNSTIQYLQSYINWHTDYIKEHAIKNPLMLLFITYHNKPVDNASCNKALKKICTTINSEPVTLHKLRHTHTGLCVEAGMDIIYVADRLGHDDINTTLKYYSHLSSNLRQYNQSKVDAFFTLKTDENTTNFATNATKTTE
- a CDS encoding ImmA/IrrE family metallo-endopeptidase, which codes for MWLDKYRERYPELTIIEDKNMQEVHKGLYYNSRIFVNPQQNDVEMRCTLAEEIGHHHLTVGNIIKQETVNDRKQEKLARNWGYESLTPLRKIIDAYYEGFTDYYEVADFLEVTEEFLKHSIEYYKGKYGNTVECNGYVIIFRSSIQIIAC